Below is a window of Christensenella minuta DNA.
CGGCAGGTGATGTCCGTCTATGGTACGCAGGAGGGCATGGCGCATGTAGCGCTCCCGATCTGCAATCCCGGCGACCTTGTGATCGCGCCCGACCCGTGCTATCCGGTGTTTATGTTTGGCCCGCGGATGGCGGAGGCGGAAATTTATTATACGCCGCTAAAAAAGGAAAATAATTTTCTGATTGATTTTGACAGCATCCCCGAAGATGTTGCCCGGCGGGCAAAGATGATCGTCGTTTCTTATCCCAATAACCCGGTGACGGCGGTCGCGGATTACGCCTTTTATGAAAAGCTCGTCTCATGGGCAAAAAAGTATGGCGTGATCGTGATACACGACAACGCATATTCCGAGCTTGTGATGGACAGCGAACCGGGGATGTCGTTCCTTGCCGTTCCGGGAGCGATGGATGTGGGAATCGAGTTTAATTCCCTCTCCAAATCCTACAACCTGACCGGGCTGCGGATCTCTTTTGCTATGGGCAATACGGAAATCATCCGCAACTTCCGCTGCCTGCGTTCACAGATCGATTATGGCATTTCTTTCCCGGTGCAAAAGGCGGCTATTGCGGCATTAAACGGGCCCCAGGATATTCTTGAACGCAACCGCAAGGGATACCGCGAGCGCAGGGACGCGCTGTGCGGCGGCCTGCGGAGCATCGGCTGGGACGTTCCCGATTCCCCGGGTACCATGTTCGTATGGGCGCCGCTGCCAAAGGGCTATGAAAAGTCGTGGGAGTTCGCGCTTGAGCTAATGGATAAAACGGGAGTGATCTGCACGCCCGGCGAAAGCTTTGGCCCTGCTGGCGAAGGGTTCGTGCGGCTTGCACTGGTGGCAGATGTGCCCACCATCGAGCGTGCGGTGTGCCTGATCCGTGAAAGCGGAATGATCCGATGAGTTATGGATGGCTCGGCGGTTATTTGCTCCAGAAAGCGGGCGTGACCACAGACTACCAACCCGAATGGCAAGCCACCCGTTATTTCGTAGGCGGAAAAATGTTTGCCATGCAAGGCGGCGACAGGAACAAAAGACCTATTTTTACGATGAAACTCGAGCCTTCGCTGGGGGATTTCCTGCGAAGGCAGTATCCCGGCGCGGTCGTTCCCGGCTATTATATGAATAAGGTGCATTGGAATTCGCTGTACCTTGAAAGCCGCGTCCCCGAAGAAACTGTGCGCGAAATGGCAGATAAAGCGTATGAAGCCGGCCTTTGCGCATTATCGAAAAAAAAACGGAGCGAGATCGAAAACGGGAAGGAATAGAATATGCTGATCGATTTTGAACAACTGGACGAAACGGAGATCAAAAACTTCTATGGCGGCACGCAATCCACTTATGCGCGGATGTTTGCGGACGAAAGCAACCGTATCATGCGCGGACGGCTTGCGCCCGGCGCGTCGATCGGTCCGCACACCCATGAAACGGGCAGTGAAATTATTTTCATCCTTTCGGGAACAGGAAAGGCGTTTTGCGGCGGAGCCACGGAAGCCCTGACGCCCGGTATGTGCCACTATTGCCCGAAGGGACATACGCACAGCCTTACGGCGGACGGCGCCGAGGCGTTGGTCTTTTTTGCAGTCGTCCCGCAGCAATAACAAGCAAAAGAGGCGCTTCCGCGCCTCTTTTTTTGTCTTTTTTCCGCGTGTGAATCCGTTATGCCGGCATCAGGCTGCCGCCGCCCGCGAGGGCGATTGTCTGTGCGCCGAGCCATTCGTTTCCTGCCGCGTCCGCATCGTAATACAGGTTATGCCCTCCGCTCACAATATTTGCGCACGTCTCGTCCGCATTTGTGAGGACCGTCACATAGCTGTCTCCGGTCAGCGTCCATGCGCTGTCCGCATCGAGGGATACCGCCGCCGCCTGCGCGGTGTTCTCCGTGTTGACCGCGCCTGTAAAGGTGCTGCCCTGCGTAAGTGAAAGCGCAAAGGTGCTGATCTCGTCGCACGTCACGTCGCCTTCAAAAACCTGGTTTATACCCGTCAGGGTAAACTGCCCGCCATTTGAGCCGGGCGTGCCCCAGTTATTGGTCTCGTTGCCCGCCACATTCGCAAGGACGCCGCTTGTGAAGACGAGTTCCGTATTTTCAAAGAACGCCTCCGCCTGCGTATTGGTCACATAGATCATCGGGCCGTCCGACGTCGTCGTGAGCCTGCTGTCCGCCGCTTCAAAGCGTGCGGTCCCCTCTGCCGCGTCGCCGGAGGTGCTCTGATAGAGCATGATACCGTTTTCCCCCGCCCCGGTGAGGTCCGTATCCGTCATGGTGATGGAGTTCTTTCCTTCCACCACTGCCGCCTGGCTGCCTGCCGCCGTTCCCGTGAGGCTATTTACCGTGATGTCCCCCGTCGAATAGATGCATGGGCTGCCGTCGCCCGCCGCGAAGACCGTTCCGGTGTTTACCGTGATGGTTCCTTCGCCGCGGTCTGTAGCGATGGGCGCACAATGCGCACCTTGCGTCGTAATATCTACATTTGTGGCGTTGACCGTTCCGCCATAGGTGGCGTCAAGGCCGCGGGAGGAATTCCCGGTCGTATGGATGGTGACGTTATCCGCCGTGACCGTGGAGTCCTCACCCGTTGCAAAGATGGCGTTCGAGCCTTCCGCCGAGGAAGTCAATACCGTATCCGAAATCTCGGCTGTGCTGCCGCCTGCCGCCGCGAATACGGCGTTTACCGCATAAAAATTACTTTCATCCGTACTCGACGTATCGCCCGTTTTATCGAGCGTCCCATTTTCGAGGATCAGGCTGCCGCCGTTTTTTACGAGTACGGTATTTTCGTCTGCAGACGAGGAAGCAATTTCTTCGCCGTCCGAGGTCCCGCTGGTGCCGTCCACCGTAAATACGCCCGCAAGCTCGATACTTCCCGTCTCCGAGCCGCTCAAATCCCCGCCGGGGCCGCCCGCGCCGCCGGCATTTATAATCTCAAGGGTCGTGGGAACAAAGGATTCGCTTTCGCCCGATCCTTCCATCTTAACAACCGTACCTTCCGTAAGGCCGGCGGGCGACGCCTCTGTCTCGCTGCCGCCGTCCTGTTTTGTGATGGTGACCGCAGTAAGGTCGACGGTGATTTCCGTTCCGTCTTCATCCGCGGTAAAGCCGCCCGCCCCGCCGGGGCCGCCTTCGCCCAGATCAGGTGGTGTGCCGCCGTTTCCTGCGTCTTCGGACGGCGCTTCACCGCTTGGCATATCCGGCGCCTCCCCCGACGGCATTTCTCCGCTTTCCAGATCGGGCGGTGTGCCGCCACTCATTCCGCCTGTCACCGTCCCGAGGGCAATCGTCGCTTCATTCCCGCTTACCGCGGTTACCTTCCCATATATCGCGTCATCCTGAACCTGCGCGCCCGTTTCCTCCGCCGGGGCAGCGGACGAAGTCTCCGCCGCCTGCTGCGCACAGGCGGTAAACCCCATCGCCAGAACCGCGCACAGCAGGACCGTTAATATTTTTTTCATACCAGTTGTTGCTCCTTTCTTGGTCTGGTCCCATTATGGAAGCGTAACGTGAAGGCTGTGTGGTGAAAGGATGAAAAATCTGTAAACGCCAAAAAACGCCCGCGGGGAAATTCCCCGTGGGCGTTTTGCGCATAATTTACCATTCTTCCGTATACATATGGATCGGATAGGAGAGGTATTCCAGCGGATCAAGCTGGTCGACCGTCACATATCCTGCCGGTGCGTTCAGGATTGTCGGAATACGGTTCACAACGGTCGCGCAGGTGTGCTCCACTGTCGCTGGTTTGACCACGTGAAACTCCGTATCAGGTTCGCCGACAATCTTCCAGTCGCACATATCGCCGTCGTCCGGCCCGTATACCTTGCCAATACACTGGGTCTCGATCACCGGGCCCTGGTGCGTCTGCGTCGTGACGACCGCGCTCATTCCGATACAGTTGCCCTTCGGGATCGTCTCCCCGGTGGTTTCAGAATACAGGTCTTTACCGTAAAAATACGGTACGCTCTTTTGCGTCTGGGATTTGATCGTCCAGCCCATTTTGGCGCACAGCGCCTCGTTGGAATTCCACACATAACTCGGTTCGAGAACTTCC
It encodes the following:
- a CDS encoding MmcQ/YjbR family DNA-binding protein — translated: MSYGWLGGYLLQKAGVTTDYQPEWQATRYFVGGKMFAMQGGDRNKRPIFTMKLEPSLGDFLRRQYPGAVVPGYYMNKVHWNSLYLESRVPEETVREMADKAYEAGLCALSKKKRSEIENGKE
- a CDS encoding autotransporter outer membrane beta-barrel domain-containing protein, translating into MKKILTVLLCAVLAMGFTACAQQAAETSSAAPAEETGAQVQDDAIYGKVTAVSGNEATIALGTVTGGMSGGTPPDLESGEMPSGEAPDMPSGEAPSEDAGNGGTPPDLGEGGPGGAGGFTADEDGTEITVDLTAVTITKQDGGSETEASPAGLTEGTVVKMEGSGESESFVPTTLEIINAGGAGGPGGDLSGSETGSIELAGVFTVDGTSGTSDGEEIASSSADENTVLVKNGGSLILENGTLDKTGDTSSTDESNFYAVNAVFAAAGGSTAEISDTVLTSSAEGSNAIFATGEDSTVTADNVTIHTTGNSSRGLDATYGGTVNATNVDITTQGAHCAPIATDRGEGTITVNTGTVFAAGDGSPCIYSTGDITVNSLTGTAAGSQAAVVEGKNSITMTDTDLTGAGENGIMLYQSTSGDAAEGTARFEAADSRLTTTSDGPMIYVTNTQAEAFFENTELVFTSGVLANVAGNETNNWGTPGSNGGQFTLTGINQVFEGDVTCDEISTFALSLTQGSTFTGAVNTENTAQAAAVSLDADSAWTLTGDSYVTVLTNADETCANIVSGGHNLYYDADAAGNEWLGAQTIALAGGGSLMPA
- a CDS encoding cupin domain-containing protein codes for the protein MLIDFEQLDETEIKNFYGGTQSTYARMFADESNRIMRGRLAPGASIGPHTHETGSEIIFILSGTGKAFCGGATEALTPGMCHYCPKGHTHSLTADGAEALVFFAVVPQQ
- a CDS encoding aminotransferase class I/II-fold pyridoxal phosphate-dependent enzyme, with the translated sequence MKFANKMKVFDLNIFSKLEEKRAELLRRGMEVINLSVGTPDFRPDDHVIAALKEAAGIAGNFKYSLADIPELIQAVIAWYGRRYGVSLEPRQVMSVYGTQEGMAHVALPICNPGDLVIAPDPCYPVFMFGPRMAEAEIYYTPLKKENNFLIDFDSIPEDVARRAKMIVVSYPNNPVTAVADYAFYEKLVSWAKKYGVIVIHDNAYSELVMDSEPGMSFLAVPGAMDVGIEFNSLSKSYNLTGLRISFAMGNTEIIRNFRCLRSQIDYGISFPVQKAAIAALNGPQDILERNRKGYRERRDALCGGLRSIGWDVPDSPGTMFVWAPLPKGYEKSWEFALELMDKTGVICTPGESFGPAGEGFVRLALVADVPTIERAVCLIRESGMIR